A region of Corynebacterium glucuronolyticum DSM 44120 DNA encodes the following proteins:
- a CDS encoding DMT family transporter yields the protein MTLRWWASLIALLAATLYALSVPLSKILFEHMSSTMTAAMFYLGAGFAMVVIAVVEKRRAQTDRSWTRPPRLVRSDLPYTIAMVVLDIAAPILLLAGVARTQAATVSLLNNFEIVATALIALVFFGEKVSRRLWVGIGLVLFASILLTADAGDLAGGFSLNSGALLALAATVCWGVENNCTRKISDKDSTQIVLIKGLGSGTGSLTISLALGDAVPAIPWIFAALVIGAFAFGLSIKLYIVAQRHLGAAKTSAFYSVGPFIGVFFSFVMLREHMTGQFFLAAAVMVVATVVIALDTIGIQHTHEHVHVHTHEHSHGDLVHTHPHAHAHSHTHAHGQDMSLHEHTHPDFPGHDADFPGHGGH from the coding sequence ATGACTCTTCGCTGGTGGGCTAGCCTCATTGCGCTTTTGGCAGCGACGCTGTACGCGCTCAGCGTGCCACTGTCCAAGATTCTGTTTGAGCACATGAGCTCCACCATGACTGCCGCTATGTTTTACCTCGGCGCGGGGTTCGCAATGGTGGTCATCGCGGTTGTAGAAAAACGACGCGCCCAAACGGACCGCTCATGGACGCGTCCGCCGCGACTTGTTCGCTCAGATCTGCCGTACACCATCGCCATGGTGGTTTTAGACATAGCAGCCCCCATCCTCCTTCTCGCAGGTGTCGCACGGACGCAGGCCGCGACAGTCTCCCTCCTCAACAACTTTGAGATCGTCGCGACGGCGCTTATCGCTCTCGTGTTCTTTGGCGAGAAAGTCTCCCGGCGACTGTGGGTCGGTATTGGGCTCGTGTTGTTCGCATCCATACTGCTCACCGCCGATGCTGGGGATCTCGCAGGAGGTTTTTCCCTGAACAGTGGTGCGTTGCTTGCTCTCGCCGCGACGGTGTGTTGGGGTGTGGAAAACAACTGCACGAGGAAGATTTCTGACAAGGACTCGACTCAAATCGTGCTCATTAAAGGCCTGGGGTCAGGTACCGGTTCCCTCACGATCTCTCTCGCACTTGGCGACGCTGTGCCCGCCATACCCTGGATCTTCGCAGCACTTGTCATCGGCGCATTCGCCTTCGGCCTGTCCATCAAGTTGTATATCGTGGCGCAAAGACATCTGGGTGCTGCAAAGACATCGGCTTTCTACTCCGTCGGCCCGTTCATCGGCGTTTTCTTTAGCTTTGTCATGCTGAGAGAACACATGACCGGGCAGTTCTTCCTGGCGGCAGCGGTCATGGTCGTGGCCACCGTCGTCATTGCCCTGGACACGATCGGCATCCAGCACACCCACGAGCACGTGCATGTGCACACGCACGAGCATTCACACGGTGACCTTGTACACACCCACCCCCATGCCCACGCGCACTCCCATACCCATGCGCATGGACAAGACATGTCGCTCCACGAGCACACCCACCCCGACTTTCCCGGTCATGACGCTGATTTCCCCGGTCACGGCGGGCATTAA
- a CDS encoding 3-hydroxyacyl-CoA dehydrogenase NAD-binding domain-containing protein, producing MSTALIVGAGLIGMSFAQRFVNSGWNVHIADVAAEVEEKVTDTFGDRFGTTVTFSTDMKKAAEGVDFVQESGPEKIEIKRQMFADLAAATDDGVPLASSSSALLPSKIAEGNPAADRILIGHPFTPPSLMPVLEIVPGPGTSQEIVDKALAVYKEIGLDPSQLKKEIPGFVGNRIQKIIMWELIGLVQEGVVDVEEADRIVRNSLGLRYATVGPFEANQLGGGKQGIRGLFENIAYDWDTTLKPLQPDLGHMEDIFTAVEEAFGDDPDARIAKRDHDLQGFLEVRGDKK from the coding sequence ATGAGTACGGCATTGATTGTAGGGGCGGGCCTCATTGGAATGTCGTTCGCACAGCGCTTTGTCAACTCCGGCTGGAATGTCCACATCGCCGATGTCGCAGCCGAGGTTGAGGAGAAGGTCACAGATACATTCGGCGACAGATTCGGGACGACGGTTACCTTTTCCACAGACATGAAAAAGGCAGCCGAGGGGGTGGACTTCGTCCAGGAGTCGGGGCCGGAAAAGATCGAGATCAAGCGACAGATGTTCGCCGATCTTGCCGCAGCCACAGACGACGGTGTGCCACTTGCATCGTCGAGTAGTGCCCTCCTTCCGTCGAAAATTGCCGAGGGCAACCCGGCAGCAGACCGGATCCTTATCGGTCACCCGTTCACCCCTCCGTCTCTAATGCCTGTGCTTGAGATCGTCCCCGGACCGGGAACCTCGCAGGAGATCGTCGATAAGGCCCTGGCGGTGTACAAAGAGATTGGCCTGGACCCCTCGCAACTGAAGAAAGAGATTCCGGGATTTGTGGGCAACCGCATCCAGAAGATCATCATGTGGGAGCTCATCGGCCTGGTGCAAGAGGGCGTCGTCGATGTCGAGGAAGCCGACCGCATCGTTCGCAACTCCCTTGGTTTGCGGTATGCCACCGTCGGCCCGTTCGAGGCGAACCAGCTCGGTGGGGGTAAACAGGGCATTCGTGGGCTTTTTGAAAATATTGCCTACGACTGGGATACGACCTTGAAGCCGCTCCAACCGGACCTGGGCCACATGGAGGATATTTTCACAGCTGTCGAGGAGGCCTTCGGCGACGACCCAGATGCCCGCATCGCCAAGCGCGACCATGACTTGCAGGGGTTTCTCGAGGTCAGAGGGGACAAAAAGTAA
- a CDS encoding solute carrier family 23 protein, whose protein sequence is MAEETTAQLTHPVDAVPSAPKLAALGLQHVLAFYAGAVIVPLLIASSLNLDSATTIHLINADLLTCGIATIIQSVGIGKHVGVRLPIIQGVTTTAVSPIIAIGLGATNGEGGVASLPTIYGAIIVSGLFTFFAAPVFGRVLKYFPHIVTGTVLLVMGTSLLAVSTNDFVNYAEGVPATRDLLYGFGTLAVIVLVQRFFHGFLATLSVLIGLVLGTAVALILGDTSFADVATANAFGITTPFYFGMPRFDLVAIFSMIIVMIITMVETTGDVFATGEIVKKRIRRDDVVRAIRADGLSTFIGGVMNSFPYTCFAQNVGLVRLTGVKSRWVATTAAGFMIFLGLLPKAGAIVASIPAPVLGGASLALFANVAWVGLQTIAKADLSDGRNAVIVTTALGLAMLVTFKPEIAEVFPAWAQTFVSSGMSLGAITAIALNLLFFHVGKQSGARVSRATGKGVTLAELNTMDRDEFVAALRPLFNNEVFPLETAWEARPFNDVNELRAAIQVAVLTAPAEKREALVHDYPSMAELLLVDDSESSSISADRGSLGLTDLDSVQTAKLKDISTAYHDKFNMPFVAYLDTNDTVDRVIDAGVRRLANSPEQEHRAILSEIVEIANDRFDLLLADANPVRSAWDRKFTEVE, encoded by the coding sequence GTGGCTGAAGAAACCACAGCTCAGTTGACCCATCCGGTTGATGCTGTCCCGTCGGCACCGAAACTTGCCGCCCTTGGCTTGCAGCACGTGCTTGCTTTCTACGCAGGTGCCGTCATTGTGCCGCTGCTGATCGCCAGTTCGCTCAATCTCGATTCTGCGACAACGATTCACCTCATTAACGCCGATCTGCTGACCTGTGGCATCGCCACCATTATCCAGTCGGTGGGCATCGGCAAGCACGTTGGCGTGCGGTTGCCCATTATTCAGGGCGTGACAACAACGGCCGTGTCCCCCATTATCGCTATCGGCTTGGGCGCGACCAACGGTGAGGGCGGTGTCGCTTCGCTTCCCACCATTTACGGCGCCATCATCGTGTCGGGCTTGTTCACGTTCTTCGCGGCTCCCGTGTTCGGTCGGGTGCTGAAGTACTTCCCCCACATCGTTACCGGTACGGTGCTGCTGGTCATGGGTACTTCACTGCTTGCGGTGTCCACCAATGACTTCGTCAACTACGCCGAAGGTGTCCCGGCCACGCGCGATCTCCTCTACGGGTTCGGCACGCTGGCAGTTATCGTGCTTGTCCAGCGCTTCTTCCATGGTTTCCTCGCCACGTTGTCGGTTCTCATCGGCCTCGTCCTCGGCACTGCCGTGGCACTGATTCTTGGCGATACCTCCTTTGCTGATGTTGCAACGGCCAACGCATTCGGCATCACCACCCCCTTCTACTTCGGTATGCCCCGCTTCGATCTTGTTGCCATCTTCTCCATGATCATCGTCATGATCATCACCATGGTTGAGACCACTGGGGATGTCTTTGCCACCGGCGAAATCGTCAAGAAACGTATCCGCCGAGACGATGTTGTGCGCGCCATCCGCGCCGACGGTTTATCCACCTTCATCGGTGGTGTCATGAACTCTTTCCCGTACACGTGCTTCGCACAAAACGTCGGTCTTGTGCGCCTGACCGGAGTGAAGTCGCGGTGGGTCGCAACCACGGCCGCCGGGTTCATGATCTTTTTGGGTCTCTTACCCAAGGCAGGTGCCATCGTCGCGTCGATCCCTGCCCCGGTCTTGGGCGGTGCATCGCTTGCGCTGTTTGCCAACGTCGCCTGGGTGGGTCTGCAGACCATCGCCAAGGCAGATCTATCCGACGGTCGCAACGCCGTGATTGTGACCACCGCGTTGGGCCTGGCCATGCTCGTCACGTTCAAACCCGAGATCGCAGAGGTGTTCCCGGCCTGGGCCCAGACCTTCGTCTCCTCAGGCATGTCTCTCGGGGCCATCACAGCAATTGCGCTTAATTTGTTGTTCTTCCACGTCGGCAAGCAGAGCGGGGCGCGTGTCTCACGGGCGACGGGCAAGGGAGTAACCCTGGCGGAGCTCAACACAATGGACCGCGACGAGTTCGTCGCAGCCCTTCGTCCCCTCTTCAATAACGAGGTTTTTCCCCTGGAAACCGCGTGGGAGGCCCGCCCCTTTAACGACGTCAACGAGTTGCGCGCGGCGATCCAGGTCGCGGTACTGACTGCCCCCGCAGAAAAGCGCGAGGCCCTCGTCCACGACTACCCGTCCATGGCTGAGCTTTTGCTTGTCGACGACTCGGAGTCGTCGTCTATCTCCGCCGATCGCGGTTCACTTGGGCTTACGGATCTGGACAGCGTTCAGACCGCCAAGTTGAAAGACATCTCCACCGCCTACCACGACAAGTTCAACATGCCGTTTGTCGCCTACCTAGACACCAACGACACCGTCGATCGCGTTATCGATGCGGGTGTGCGTCGCCTCGCCAACTCCCCGGAGCAGGAGCACCGCGCGATCCTTTCGGAAATCGTCGAGATCGCCAACGACCGCTTTGATCTCCTTCTTGCCGATGCTAACCCGGTCCGCTCTGCATGGGATCGTAAGTTCACCGAAGTGGAGTAA
- a CDS encoding YbaN family protein codes for MKRAIFFTGGVINMALALIGVALPILPTTPFALAAVFFFARSSPKFENYVRTHPVIGPYISNYEKGEMTRSAKKKTLGSLWVTMIISMLITGVVVGIWWVPVILFAVASCVSAHIWRMREP; via the coding sequence ATGAAGCGCGCAATATTCTTCACCGGCGGTGTCATCAACATGGCACTCGCACTTATCGGTGTTGCATTGCCGATCCTGCCCACCACGCCATTTGCCCTCGCCGCCGTATTTTTCTTCGCCCGGAGTTCGCCGAAATTCGAGAACTACGTTCGCACGCACCCCGTCATCGGGCCCTACATCTCCAACTACGAAAAAGGGGAGATGACGCGCAGCGCCAAGAAGAAAACCCTCGGGTCACTGTGGGTGACGATGATCATCTCCATGCTCATTACCGGAGTTGTCGTAGGGATCTGGTGGGTCCCCGTCATCCTTTTCGCCGTTGCGAGCTGCGTATCCGCGCATATCTGGAGAATGCGGGAACCTTAA
- a CDS encoding cation diffusion facilitator family transporter, with protein MHSHDHSHDHAHDHAQNASLTALTVSFAMTATIFIAQVIGGLISGSLALLSDAMHMLSDSTGMVIAIVALLIGRKAATAKATFGYRRVEVIAAMINALVVTGVVATIIYNAVIRLGSEYEIQTVTMLGVAVVGLIANAVSALILMRRQHDSLNMRGAYLHVLSDLLGSVAVIIAGIIIWLTGWTYADSIASFIIAGMVLPRALGLLRDSVYVLLNRVPSSIDTVAVQRTVEALPHVAAVHDLHVWSTDGTEPLATCHVVVAEGIHADCEILDAVQAALRKFGIDHSTIQIERPSHIDHEVVC; from the coding sequence ATGCACTCCCACGACCATTCCCATGACCACGCTCACGACCACGCGCAGAACGCCTCCCTCACAGCCCTCACCGTCTCCTTCGCAATGACCGCAACCATATTCATTGCGCAGGTCATCGGCGGACTGATTTCTGGATCGCTCGCGCTCCTCTCCGATGCCATGCACATGCTGTCCGATTCCACGGGCATGGTCATCGCCATCGTGGCGCTCCTCATCGGCCGGAAAGCCGCCACGGCAAAGGCAACATTTGGGTACCGGCGCGTGGAAGTCATCGCGGCAATGATCAACGCACTCGTTGTGACGGGTGTCGTGGCAACCATCATCTACAACGCCGTCATCCGGCTCGGCTCTGAGTATGAGATCCAAACAGTAACCATGCTCGGCGTTGCAGTAGTCGGCCTTATCGCAAACGCCGTCAGCGCGCTCATCCTCATGCGCCGCCAACATGACTCCCTCAACATGAGGGGTGCCTACCTCCACGTCCTTTCCGACCTTCTGGGATCAGTCGCTGTCATCATCGCGGGCATCATCATCTGGCTTACCGGCTGGACCTATGCAGACTCCATCGCCTCCTTCATCATCGCCGGCATGGTGCTCCCCCGTGCGCTCGGACTGCTCCGCGACTCGGTGTACGTGCTCCTCAACCGTGTGCCCTCCTCCATTGACACGGTAGCGGTGCAGCGCACCGTGGAGGCTCTGCCGCACGTCGCCGCCGTGCACGATCTCCACGTGTGGTCTACCGACGGAACAGAGCCCCTGGCCACGTGCCACGTCGTCGTCGCCGAGGGGATCCATGCCGACTGTGAGATCCTCGATGCCGTCCAGGCTGCGCTCCGCAAGTTTGGGATCGACCACTCGACCATCCAGATTGAGCGCCCCTCTCACATCGACCATGAGGTCGTCTGCTGA
- a CDS encoding metal-sensitive transcriptional regulator, which translates to MNHDNCDHSHYGYIQEKARYLARLKRIEGQVRGIQRMIDEDKYCIDILTQVSAVNSALKGVGLQLLDDHMRHCVKNAVKQGDEEANEKFKEVSDAIARFTR; encoded by the coding sequence GTGAACCACGACAACTGCGATCACAGCCACTACGGCTACATCCAAGAAAAAGCCCGCTACCTCGCCCGCCTCAAGCGCATCGAGGGGCAAGTTCGCGGGATCCAACGCATGATCGACGAGGACAAATACTGCATCGATATTCTCACCCAGGTCAGCGCCGTCAACTCCGCGCTCAAGGGTGTCGGCCTCCAGCTACTCGACGACCACATGCGCCACTGCGTGAAAAACGCGGTGAAGCAGGGCGATGAGGAGGCAAACGAAAAGTTCAAAGAAGTCTCCGACGCCATCGCGCGTTTCACACGATAG
- a CDS encoding heavy metal translocating P-type ATPase, producing the protein MTQPQLLHVDLGVTGMTCTSCSSRVERKLNKLDGAEATVNFATESASVSYDPAKLSPADLIQTVENTGYGAFEMGNTDTSDSSSAVEDPTSAVDAAREREADDLKRRLIISAVLAVPVMLISMIPALQFMHWQWAVLTMATLVYVIGGAPFHKATLTNLKHGAFTMDTLISMGTTAAYLWSLWALFLGNAGMPGMKMEMHLVASNSTMDEIYLESVAVVIAFLLLGRWFETRAKGRSSEALRALLTMGAKDASVLRNGKEERVSVDSLAVGDIIVVRPGEKIASDGVVTEGASAVDESMLTGESVPVEVTTGDTVTGATINTSGRLLVRVTRTGTDTTLSQMAQLVTDAQAKKAPVQRLVDKIAQVFVPVVIGVALVTLVIHLLAGSGLAPAFTSAVAVLIIACPCALGLATPTALLVGTGRGTQLGLLIKGPEVLESTKKVDTIVLDKTGTVTTGEMSVHDVTPAAGVEDKELLAVAGAVEANSEHPIAAAIAQHAASIGELPAAQDFSNKPGVGVEATVDGRRVRVGKPEEELGALTATFEHAQETGATPVVVTIDGTVAGIISVRDTVKKSSPTAISGLKDLGLTPWLLTGDNKGAADAVAREVGIDPAHVIAGVLPQDKVTHVEKLQTSGHNVAMVGDGVNDAAALAQADLGLSMGAGTDVAIEASDITLMNNDLVSAVDAIRLSRRTLRTIKGNLFWAFVYNVLLIPVAAFGILSPMLAGIAMAFSSVFVVTNSLRLRNFERTHQ; encoded by the coding sequence ATGACTCAACCGCAACTCCTCCACGTGGATTTGGGCGTGACCGGCATGACGTGCACGTCCTGTTCTTCCCGTGTAGAGAGAAAGCTGAACAAGCTGGACGGTGCGGAGGCGACGGTGAATTTCGCCACCGAGTCCGCATCCGTCTCCTACGACCCGGCCAAACTCTCTCCGGCTGATCTCATTCAGACCGTGGAGAACACCGGGTACGGCGCGTTTGAGATGGGGAACACTGACACCTCTGACAGCTCCTCTGCTGTAGAGGACCCGACCTCCGCTGTCGATGCCGCGCGTGAACGCGAGGCAGACGACCTCAAGCGGAGGCTGATTATTTCCGCCGTGCTCGCTGTACCGGTCATGCTCATCTCCATGATTCCGGCGCTGCAGTTCATGCACTGGCAATGGGCAGTCCTCACGATGGCCACGCTTGTCTACGTCATCGGCGGGGCCCCCTTCCACAAAGCCACCCTGACAAACCTCAAACACGGCGCGTTCACCATGGACACGCTCATCTCCATGGGCACGACCGCCGCCTACCTCTGGTCCCTGTGGGCATTGTTCCTCGGCAACGCAGGCATGCCCGGCATGAAGATGGAGATGCACCTTGTGGCCAGCAACTCCACCATGGACGAGATTTACCTCGAATCCGTCGCCGTGGTCATCGCCTTCCTGCTCCTCGGGCGCTGGTTCGAAACGCGCGCCAAGGGGCGCTCATCCGAAGCCCTACGTGCCCTCCTCACGATGGGGGCCAAGGATGCCTCCGTGCTCCGAAATGGCAAGGAGGAGCGTGTGAGCGTGGATTCTCTAGCCGTTGGCGATATCATCGTCGTCCGCCCCGGAGAGAAAATCGCCTCCGACGGCGTCGTTACTGAGGGCGCATCCGCCGTCGACGAGTCCATGCTCACCGGCGAATCCGTACCCGTCGAAGTAACAACCGGCGATACCGTCACCGGTGCCACGATCAATACCTCTGGTCGCCTGCTCGTCCGCGTCACTCGAACCGGCACGGATACGACCCTGTCCCAGATGGCGCAGCTCGTCACCGATGCGCAGGCGAAGAAGGCGCCCGTGCAGCGCCTCGTGGACAAGATCGCACAGGTCTTCGTCCCCGTCGTGATTGGTGTCGCGCTTGTCACCCTCGTCATTCACCTCCTCGCCGGATCCGGCCTGGCACCGGCGTTCACCTCGGCTGTTGCCGTTCTCATCATCGCCTGCCCATGCGCCCTCGGGTTGGCAACGCCGACAGCGCTGCTCGTCGGCACCGGACGTGGCACACAGCTCGGCCTCCTCATCAAGGGACCAGAAGTGCTCGAGTCCACCAAGAAAGTCGACACCATCGTCTTGGACAAAACCGGAACCGTCACAACCGGCGAGATGTCCGTCCACGATGTCACGCCCGCTGCAGGTGTGGAAGACAAAGAACTGCTCGCAGTGGCGGGCGCAGTCGAGGCTAACTCCGAGCACCCCATCGCTGCAGCAATCGCACAGCATGCGGCAAGTATTGGCGAGCTTCCCGCTGCACAAGACTTTTCCAACAAGCCCGGCGTGGGCGTGGAGGCGACCGTCGACGGGCGACGGGTGCGCGTCGGCAAGCCAGAAGAAGAGCTTGGAGCACTCACCGCAACCTTTGAACACGCCCAGGAAACCGGCGCAACGCCGGTCGTGGTAACGATCGACGGCACCGTCGCGGGCATCATCAGCGTGCGCGACACTGTGAAAAAAAGCTCCCCTACCGCCATCTCCGGCCTGAAGGACCTGGGGCTTACCCCCTGGCTTCTCACCGGCGACAACAAGGGCGCAGCGGATGCCGTGGCGCGCGAAGTAGGCATTGACCCCGCACACGTCATTGCCGGTGTGTTACCGCAGGACAAGGTCACCCACGTGGAAAAGCTCCAAACCTCAGGACACAACGTTGCCATGGTCGGCGACGGTGTCAACGATGCTGCCGCACTCGCGCAAGCCGACCTCGGACTGTCGATGGGGGCCGGTACCGACGTGGCGATTGAGGCCTCAGACATCACGCTCATGAACAATGACCTGGTCTCCGCCGTGGACGCCATCCGCCTGTCGCGGCGCACCCTGCGCACAATCAAGGGGAACCTTTTCTGGGCGTTCGTCTACAACGTCCTGCTCATCCCCGTCGCTGCCTTCGGCATCCTCAGCCCCATGCTCGCCGGGATAGCGATGGCGTTCTCCTCCGTTTTCGTCGTCACCAACTCCCTGCGCCTGCGCAACTTTGAAAGGACACACCAGTGA
- a CDS encoding heavy-metal-associated domain-containing protein, with protein MATTTYKVEGMTCGHCKKAVEEEVGAIDGVTAVEANVEAKNVTVTGDNVSEDAVATAVEEAGYTLVK; from the coding sequence ATGGCAACGACAACGTACAAGGTTGAGGGCATGACCTGCGGACACTGCAAAAAGGCAGTGGAGGAAGAAGTGGGCGCTATCGACGGCGTGACCGCCGTGGAGGCCAACGTTGAGGCCAAGAACGTCACTGTCACCGGCGACAACGTCTCCGAGGATGCCGTAGCCACCGCCGTCGAAGAGGCCGGCTACACCCTGGTCAAGTAA
- a CDS encoding DUF3239 domain-containing protein: protein MFSFTVDPEHNSKHNELYRDSSRIGRAAFIFAVVLLVFAFIITRVYQGVGYLMASGLVIMAIISVFMGFTLPKKMGTPQELYDQFPLCPAIIAEVNGKDITLLALVNQAVNQEAKPIWALAARVVQGLPGHEIRVGERVPSVAVAGRRGITSQELHAEISPMPICWGTPDPEVIAAAKKEIPANQWRRLDALRSRLEDVKATKEQLLTL from the coding sequence GTGTTTTCGTTCACCGTCGACCCTGAGCACAACAGCAAGCACAACGAGCTGTACCGCGACTCCAGTCGCATCGGCCGCGCCGCTTTCATCTTCGCTGTCGTGCTCCTCGTCTTCGCTTTTATCATCACGCGCGTCTACCAAGGCGTGGGCTATCTCATGGCATCAGGACTGGTCATCATGGCGATCATCAGCGTGTTCATGGGATTTACCCTGCCCAAGAAAATGGGCACCCCACAGGAGCTGTATGACCAGTTCCCGCTGTGCCCCGCCATCATTGCCGAGGTCAACGGCAAGGACATCACCCTTCTTGCTCTTGTTAATCAGGCCGTGAACCAGGAGGCGAAGCCCATCTGGGCGCTGGCCGCACGGGTTGTGCAGGGGCTTCCCGGCCACGAGATCCGTGTGGGCGAGCGCGTGCCGTCCGTCGCAGTCGCGGGCCGCAGGGGCATCACGTCCCAGGAACTCCACGCGGAGATATCCCCCATGCCGATCTGCTGGGGTACCCCGGACCCCGAAGTTATCGCCGCCGCTAAGAAGGAAATCCCCGCAAACCAGTGGCGCCGCCTGGATGCGCTGCGCTCGCGCCTGGAAGATGTGAAGGCTACCAAGGAACAGCTCCTGACCTTGTAG
- a CDS encoding DNA repair helicase XPB, with amino-acid sequence MGFGDGPLIVQSDKTVLLEVDHPKADEARAALAPFAELERAPEHVHTYRITTLALWNARAAGHDAEQVIDVLDSYAKFPPPQSLLIDIAETMSRYGRVRLTKSPAHGLLLESDEKPILAELSRHKKLKGMLGEQIDDNTIVVHPSERGRLKQELLKVGWPAEDLAGYVDGEAHPIELSTENGDWEMRDYQRYARDSFIAGGSGVVVLPCGAGKTIVGAAAMAKLKTTTLILVTNTVAGRQWRDELLRRTTLTEDEIGEYSGEKKEIRPVTIATYQVVTRKTKGEYRSLELFDSRDWGLIIYDEVHLLPAPVFRMTSDLQSRRRLGLTATLIREDGREGDVFSLIGPKRYDAPWKDLEAQGFIASAECVEIRVTMTESERMVYATAESADRYRLATNASGKMSVLKQLVKMHADEPTLIIGAYIDQLEEIGEAIGAPVIEGKTSTKKREELFDKFRSGEITTLVVSKVANFSIDLPEASVAIQVSGTFGSRQEEAQRLGRLLRPKADGGSATFYSIVTRDTLDAHYAAHRQRFLAEQGYAYRLLDAADLHLLEEKD; translated from the coding sequence ATGGGTTTTGGCGACGGTCCGCTCATCGTGCAGTCGGATAAAACTGTTCTGCTGGAGGTAGACCACCCCAAGGCGGACGAGGCACGGGCGGCGCTTGCCCCCTTCGCCGAGCTCGAGCGCGCACCCGAGCACGTCCACACCTACCGCATCACCACGCTTGCGCTCTGGAATGCACGAGCGGCAGGCCACGATGCCGAACAGGTCATCGACGTACTCGACTCCTACGCCAAATTCCCACCGCCGCAGTCCCTGCTCATTGACATTGCCGAAACTATGTCCCGGTATGGGCGGGTGCGCCTGACCAAATCCCCGGCGCACGGATTGCTCCTGGAATCGGACGAGAAGCCGATCCTCGCCGAACTATCGCGGCACAAGAAGCTCAAGGGAATGCTCGGCGAGCAGATCGATGACAACACCATCGTCGTCCATCCCTCCGAGCGAGGACGGCTCAAGCAGGAGCTGCTCAAAGTTGGCTGGCCGGCAGAAGACCTGGCAGGATACGTCGACGGCGAAGCGCACCCCATCGAGCTCTCCACCGAAAACGGTGACTGGGAGATGCGCGATTACCAACGCTACGCCCGCGACTCCTTCATCGCCGGCGGCTCCGGCGTTGTCGTCCTTCCCTGTGGCGCCGGCAAGACCATCGTCGGCGCTGCTGCCATGGCTAAACTCAAGACCACCACTCTCATCCTCGTCACCAACACGGTGGCCGGGCGCCAGTGGCGTGACGAGCTGCTCCGCCGGACGACGCTGACGGAAGACGAGATCGGCGAGTATTCCGGTGAGAAGAAGGAGATCCGCCCCGTCACCATCGCCACCTACCAGGTCGTGACCCGGAAAACCAAGGGCGAGTACCGCTCCCTGGAGCTTTTCGATTCCCGCGACTGGGGCCTCATCATCTACGACGAGGTTCATCTCCTCCCCGCGCCGGTGTTCCGCATGACTTCCGACCTCCAGTCCCGCCGCCGCCTGGGGTTGACCGCCACGCTCATCCGCGAGGACGGCCGCGAAGGCGACGTGTTCAGCCTCATCGGCCCCAAACGCTACGACGCGCCCTGGAAGGACCTCGAAGCCCAAGGATTTATTGCTTCCGCAGAATGCGTCGAGATCCGCGTGACCATGACCGAATCGGAGCGCATGGTGTACGCAACGGCGGAGTCCGCCGACCGCTACCGCCTGGCGACCAACGCCAGTGGCAAGATGAGTGTGCTCAAACAGCTGGTGAAGATGCACGCAGACGAGCCAACTCTGATTATCGGTGCCTACATCGACCAGTTGGAGGAGATCGGCGAAGCCATCGGTGCACCCGTCATTGAGGGCAAGACCTCCACGAAGAAACGGGAGGAGCTCTTTGACAAGTTCCGCAGCGGGGAAATCACCACGCTCGTGGTGAGCAAAGTGGCCAACTTCTCCATCGACCTGCCGGAGGCCTCCGTCGCCATCCAGGTATCCGGAACCTTCGGATCCAGACAGGAGGAAGCCCAGCGCCTCGGCCGTCTGCTGCGTCCGAAGGCCGATGGGGGGAGTGCGACGTTTTACTCGATTGTCACCCGCGATACGCTAGATGCACACTATGCTGCACATAGGCAGCGGTTCTTGGCGGAGCAGGGCTACGCCTACCGGCTGCTTGATGCCGCCGACCTGCACCTGCTAGAGGAAAAGGACTAA